In Lathamus discolor isolate bLatDis1 chromosome 12, bLatDis1.hap1, whole genome shotgun sequence, a genomic segment contains:
- the GRK3 gene encoding G protein-coupled receptor kinase 3, giving the protein MADLEAVLADVSYLMAMEKSKSTPAARASKKITLPEPSIRSVMQKYLEERGELTFGKMFHQKIGFLLFKDYCLNEIDEAVPQLKFYEEIKEYEKLDSEEERLARSRQIYDTYIMKELLSCSHPFSKQAVDHVQMHLAKKQVPASLFQPYIEEICDSLRGKIFQKFMESDKFTRFCQWKNVELNIHLTMNDFSVHRIIGRGGFGEVYGCRKADTGKMYAMKCLDKKRIKMKQGETLALNERIMLSLVSTGDCPFIVCMTYAFHTPDKLCFILDLMNGGDLHYHLSQHGVFSEKEMRFYATEIILGLEHMHNRFVVYRDLKPANILLDEHGHVRISDLGLACDFSKKKPHASVGTHGYMAPEVLQKGTAYDSSADWFSLGCMLFKLLRGHSPFRQHKTKDKHEIDRMTLTVNVELPDSFSPELKSLLEGLLQRDVSKRLGCQGRSAQEVKEHPFFKGIDWQQVYLQKYPPPLIPPRGEVNAADAFDIGSFDEEDTKGIKLLDSDQELYKNFPLVISERWQQEVAETVYDAVNADTDKIEARKRAKNKQLGHEEDYALGKDCIMHGYMLKLGNPFLTQWQRRYFYLFPNRLEWRGEGESRQSLLTMEQIVSVEETQIKDKKCILLRIKGGKQFVLQCESDPEFVQWKKELTEAFTEAQRLLRRAPKFLNKSRSTVVELSKPPLSHRNSNGL; this is encoded by the exons gatttttgctgtttaaagaCTATTGCTTGAACGAGATTGATGAAGCTGTCCCTCAACTGAAGTTTTATGAAGAG ATAAAAGAATACGAGAAACTGGATTCTGAGGAAGAGCGGCTGGCCCGGAGTCGGCAGATCTATGACACGTACATCATGAAGGAGCTCCTGTCCTGTTCCCAT cctttctcAAAGCAAGCTGTAGATCACGTACAAATGCATTTAGCCAAGAAACAAGTGCCCGCCAGCCTTTTCCAG CCATATATAGAAGAAATTTGTGATAGTCTCcgaggaaaaatatttcagaaatttaTGGAAAG TGACAAGTTTACTAGATTCTGTCAATGGAAAAACGTAGAACTAAATATTCAT CTGACCATGAATGATTTTAGTGTACATAGAATAATAGGAAGAGGGGGATTTGGTGAAGTGTATGGTTGCAGAAAAGCAGACACTGGAAAAAT GTATGCAATGAAATGTTTAGATAAGAAGAGAATCAAGATGAAGCAAGGAGAAACATTAGCCTTAAATGAAAGAATTATGCTGTCTCTTGTCAGTACAGGA GACTGTCCTTTTATAGTGTGTATGACCTATGCCTTCCACACCCCTGACAAACTCTGTTTCATTCTGGACCTGATGAATG GAGGAGATTTGCACTACCACCTCTCCCAGCACGGagtcttttctgaaaaagaaatgaggtTTTATGCTACTGAAATCATCCTGGGTTTAGAACACATGCACAATCGCTTCGTTGTATACAGAGACCTCAAG CCTGCAAACATCTTGTTGGATGAGCACGGCCATGTGAGGATATCAGACCTTGGGCTGGCTTGTGACTTCTCCAAAAAGAAGCCTCATGCCAGTGT aGGTACCCACGGCTACATGGCTCCCGAGGTGCTCCAGAAGGGAACCGCGTACGATAGCAGCGCAGACTGGTTCTCGTTGGGCTGCATGCTTTTCAAACTCCTGAGGGG TCACAGTCCTTTCAGacagcacaaaaccaaagaTAAGCATGAGATCGACCGGATGACGCTCACCGTG AATGTGGAGCTCCCGGATTCATTTTCTCCTGAACTGAAGTCCCTTTTGGAAGGGCTCCTGCAGCGGGATGTTAGCAAGAGGCTGGGGTGCCAAGGAAGAAG tgcGCAAGAAGTAAAAGAACATCCATTCTTCAAGGGCATTGATTGGCAGCAAGTCTATTTACAAAAG TATCCTCCACCATTGATTCCTCCCCGGGGAGAAGTAAATGCAGCGGATGCTTTTGATATTGGGTCATTTGATGAAGAGGACACCAAGGGCATTAAG TTGCTTGATAGTGACCAGGAATTATATAAGAACTTCCCTCTGGTAATATCGGAGCGTTGGCAGCAAGAAGTAGCAGAAACTGTTTATGATGCAGTAAATGCAGACACAGATAAAATTGAGGCCAGAAAAAGGGCTAAAAATAAGCAGCTTGGCCACGAGGAAG ATTATGCACTGGGGAAGGACTGTATCATGCATGGATACATGCTGAAACTGGGGAACCCCTTCTTGACTCAGTGGCAACGTCGTTACTTTTACCTCTTCCCAAACCGACTTGAATGGCGAGGAGAAGGAGAGTCACGG CAAAGCCTTCTGACAATGGAACAAATAGTGTCTGTTGAAGAAACACAAATTAAAGATAAGAAATGCATCTTACTGAGGattaaaggaggaaaacagtTTGTCCTGCAGTGTGAG AGTGACCCAGAATTTGTTCAGTGGAAAAAGGAGCTGACGGAAGCTTTTACTGAGGCACAGAGGTTGCTGCGCCGAGCTCCAAAGTTTCTCAATAAATCTCGCTCCACAGTTGTAGAGCTTTCCAAACCACCGCTCAGCCACAGGAATAGCAATGGTCTGTAG